A window of Vicinamibacteria bacterium genomic DNA:
ACACGAGCTCACGCGCTCGACGCAGGCGAGACTCGGCAACTTTCACCTTGAGTGTGGTCTTGTATCTTTCGACGAGCTCGTTGTGCGGTTGAGTCTGCTCGAGCTCGATCAGCCGCTCGTACGCCGATTCGTCCTCACCGAGGGTAAGTGCCACCAGGAAATGCCCGGCTCGTGCCGGCCCGAACCGCGGATCGGCACCGAGCGCGGTTTGGAAGTACTCTTCGGCTCGGGCGTTCTCCCCGAGCCGAAGCTCGATGTAGCCAAGTGCCGTTTCCACGGCGGGACTCTCGCCGTATCGGCGCTCGAGCGGCTGCAACGATTCCGCTGCCACATCGAGCCTCCCCTCTCGGACCGCACGCCAGGCTTCGTCGAACCGGGTGGCATCCCGCCCGGAGATAGCTCCGTCAGTGCCGAGAGTCGTGTTCTCGACCACATCCCACGCCGGAACCTCCTTGACGGTGTAGATTCGTTTGGTTGCGCAGGACACGACCCCGATCGACGAGAGAACGATCGCAACGAAGGCATATCTCGCCATGGATTCGACTACCGCATTCTAACCCCGAATTTCTGGGCTAACCAACCGTCGGAGACTCGTCGAGGAACCGGAGGATCTCGGCATAAGCGACCGCGCCCGCTCTCACGAGAACGGGCCTCCCCCCGGCCGATAGGTCGACGATGGTCGAAGGCAGGCCTCCCGCCGAAGGCCCACCGTCGAGCAGGAGGTCGACCCCTTGCAGTCGCTCGGCCACCTCGTCAGCCGTGACCGGGGCGGGCTCGCCCGCGCGGTTCGCGCTCGTGGAGGTGATCGGCGCACCGAGCCTTCGCGCGAGAGCCCGAGCGATCGGCAGGCTGCTCACCCGAACGGCGACGGTTCCCTGGCCCCGGGACAAGGGCACGATGAGCGTGAGCGGCCCCGGCCAAAAACGAGAAACGAGGAGCCTGGCTACCTCATCGAGCCGAGCGACAGTCTCGATCTGACCCACATCGGCCAGGATCCACGGAAGCGGGCTATCTCGTGGCCGTCCCTTGATCTCGAAAACGCGCTGGCACGCATCCTCGTCGAGCGCAGCCGCACCGAGTCCGTAGAACGTTTCCGTCGGATAGGCTACGACGCCGCGACGGCTCAGGACCTCTGCGGCTTCCGCGAGGACGCTTTCGGAGGGATCTCGCGGATCGACCCGGATTCGTCTCATACCCCACATGCTATACTGAACTCCGTAACGTCTCTGTAACTCCAAGTCGCCTCTATGAGCATCCGGCCCGGACGATTGATGTCCGTCTCTATCGTTGTGCTCTGGGCGTCCCTGATGGCCATCCACCTGGCACGAAGCTACGGTGGCCGCGCGGGCACGAAACGCCTGGATTTGAGCGGACCCACGTCGGCAGATGCCGAGCTCACCCAGCGCGGGATCTTCTACCGTTCAGCGCGCATCGGCTTCATCCGCGAACGGTTCACACCCCTTCACGATGGCTTTCGCGCCGAGCAAACCGGGGAGCTCACCCTTACTCTTCTGGGTCGCGAGCGGCAGGTGAGCATCCGCGGCTTTGCCGAGACCGGCTCTCGCGGAAACCTACGCGAGTTCCGGTACGGGCTGACCACGGCCTCGCATCGCTCCTTGTTCGAGACGACGGTCGATGGGCGCATCGATGGCGACGAGCTCGTCCTCACGATCTCCTCCGGCGGCTCCGAACGATCGGAACG
This region includes:
- a CDS encoding L-threonylcarbamoyladenylate synthase, which translates into the protein MRRIRVDPRDPSESVLAEAAEVLSRRGVVAYPTETFYGLGAAALDEDACQRVFEIKGRPRDSPLPWILADVGQIETVARLDEVARLLVSRFWPGPLTLIVPLSRGQGTVAVRVSSLPIARALARRLGAPITSTSANRAGEPAPVTADEVAERLQGVDLLLDGGPSAGGLPSTIVDLSAGGRPVLVRAGAVAYAEILRFLDESPTVG